One stretch of Haloterrigena salifodinae DNA includes these proteins:
- a CDS encoding sensor histidine kinase: MIRWHRVITVAGVVLAVVALATAAATLADGGTALEAVLDVFLISAPGLVLLSVGVWLPGTDIDPDLHPRIAAWIVGGIAVMVGLIALRAADPAVDVTFTVSTQTASVATGSIAGLAVGVHEARAITHSRTLERQNEELKEKHAVERRNDELEATKAQLERANARLEASNERLEEFAYAASHDLQEPLRMISSYLQLIERRYADALDEDGQEFIDFAVDGADRMRRMIDGLLEYSRVETQGDPFESVDLDAVLDDVLTDLQFRIEETDAAIARDPLPTVTGDAGQLRQVFQNLLSNALEYSGDDPPRVAVSAEETGSEWVISVRDEGIGIDPADIDRIFALFQRLHSVEESVGSGIGLAVCKRIVERHGGEIRVDSEPGEGSTFSVAISQSRAEKSIADGRSARSPST, translated from the coding sequence ATGATTCGTTGGCACCGCGTGATTACCGTAGCCGGGGTCGTCCTCGCCGTCGTCGCACTCGCCACCGCGGCCGCGACGCTCGCCGACGGCGGGACCGCTCTCGAGGCGGTACTCGACGTCTTCCTGATCAGCGCCCCGGGGCTGGTGCTGCTGTCCGTTGGCGTCTGGCTGCCGGGGACCGATATCGACCCCGATCTCCATCCGCGAATCGCCGCGTGGATCGTCGGCGGGATCGCGGTGATGGTCGGCCTGATCGCGCTGCGCGCGGCCGATCCCGCCGTCGACGTGACGTTTACGGTCAGCACGCAGACGGCGTCGGTCGCGACCGGGTCGATCGCCGGGCTGGCCGTCGGCGTCCACGAAGCTCGCGCGATCACCCACTCCCGAACGCTCGAGCGACAGAACGAGGAGCTCAAAGAGAAACACGCCGTCGAGCGGCGCAACGACGAACTGGAGGCGACCAAGGCGCAACTCGAGCGCGCCAACGCCCGGCTCGAGGCCTCGAACGAACGCCTCGAGGAGTTCGCCTACGCGGCCAGCCACGACCTCCAGGAGCCGTTGCGGATGATATCGAGCTACCTGCAGTTGATCGAGCGCCGGTACGCGGACGCCTTGGACGAGGACGGTCAGGAGTTCATCGACTTCGCGGTCGACGGCGCCGACCGAATGCGCCGGATGATCGACGGCTTACTCGAGTACTCCCGGGTCGAGACGCAGGGCGATCCGTTCGAGTCCGTCGATCTGGACGCGGTCCTCGATGACGTGCTCACCGACCTCCAGTTTCGGATCGAGGAGACCGACGCAGCGATCGCTCGCGACCCGCTCCCGACGGTGACCGGCGACGCCGGCCAACTGCGGCAGGTGTTCCAGAACCTGCTGTCGAACGCGCTGGAGTACAGCGGCGACGACCCACCGCGCGTTGCCGTGTCGGCGGAAGAGACCGGTTCCGAATGGGTGATCTCGGTCCGCGACGAGGGGATCGGAATCGATCCCGCGGACATCGACCGGATCTTCGCGCTCTTCCAGCGGCTCCACTCCGTCGAAGAGAGCGTCGGCTCGGGGATCGGACTGGCGGTCTGCAAACGCATCGTCGAGCGCCACGGCGGGGAGATCCGCGTCGACTCCGAACCTGGCGAGGGCTCGACGTTTTCTGTCGCGATTTCGCAATCGCGGGCCGAGAAATCGATCGCCGACGGTCGGTCCGCCCGGTCGCCGTCGACGTGA
- a CDS encoding TIGR04347 family pseudo-SAM/SPASM protein, whose product MISISKLLCDLDAEGDGLRYDAADGSSKPQITEEKQRRPVVVWNATRRCNLYCSHCYAGADLEAAPGEFSTSEAKTFLEQLADFGAPVILFSGGEPLVRDDLIELVDYAADLGLRPVLSSNGTLLTREKAEALDEAGLQYAGISVDGLPDRNDEFRGKDGAFEAAVRGIENCLDVGLKTGLRYTITEANAPDLEGVVDLLAEKGLDRFCFYHLDYGGRGAEIVDADLSPEEKREAVKQVADLTLEYHDRGEEIETLLVGNYADAAFLVEYAREEFGEAKARAVYDYLERNGGDPTGERIADVDYAGNVHPTQFWQGYSHGNVRDRPFGEIWEDESNPLLSALREREDRLTGKCADCRYKSICRGASRLRALATTRDLFAPDPQCYLRDEEVRGEHPGSVAGGAAD is encoded by the coding sequence GTGATCTCGATCAGTAAACTCCTCTGTGATCTCGATGCCGAGGGGGACGGCCTGCGCTACGACGCGGCCGACGGCTCTTCGAAGCCCCAGATCACCGAGGAGAAACAGCGCCGGCCGGTCGTCGTCTGGAATGCCACGCGGCGGTGCAACCTCTACTGTTCGCACTGTTACGCCGGCGCCGACCTCGAGGCCGCTCCCGGCGAGTTCTCGACGAGCGAGGCGAAGACCTTCCTCGAGCAACTGGCCGATTTCGGTGCGCCCGTCATTCTCTTCTCCGGAGGCGAACCGCTCGTTCGGGACGACCTAATCGAGCTGGTCGACTACGCCGCGGACCTCGGCCTGCGTCCGGTGCTCTCCTCGAACGGGACCCTCCTGACGCGGGAGAAGGCCGAAGCGCTCGACGAAGCGGGGCTGCAGTACGCCGGTATCTCCGTCGACGGCCTACCCGACCGCAACGACGAGTTCCGCGGCAAGGACGGCGCGTTCGAGGCCGCCGTCCGCGGCATCGAGAACTGTCTCGACGTCGGCCTCAAGACGGGGCTGCGGTACACGATCACCGAAGCAAACGCACCGGACCTCGAGGGCGTCGTCGATCTACTGGCCGAGAAGGGGCTCGACCGGTTCTGTTTCTACCACCTCGACTACGGCGGCCGCGGGGCCGAGATCGTCGACGCCGATCTCTCCCCCGAGGAGAAACGCGAGGCGGTCAAGCAGGTCGCTGACCTCACGCTCGAGTACCACGACCGCGGCGAGGAGATCGAGACTCTGCTCGTGGGCAACTACGCCGACGCCGCGTTCCTCGTCGAGTACGCCCGCGAGGAGTTCGGCGAGGCGAAGGCGCGGGCGGTCTACGACTACCTCGAGCGAAACGGTGGCGACCCGACCGGCGAGCGGATCGCCGACGTCGACTACGCGGGCAACGTCCATCCGACGCAGTTCTGGCAGGGCTACAGCCACGGAAACGTCCGCGACCGGCCGTTCGGCGAGATCTGGGAGGACGAGTCGAACCCGCTGCTGTCGGCGCTGCGCGAGCGCGAGGATCGGCTCACCGGGAAGTGTGCGGACTGTCGGTACAAGTCGATCTGCCGGGGCGCGTCGCGGCTGCGCGCGCTCGCGACGACGAGGGACCTGTTCGCGCCGGATCCGCAGTGTTACCTCCGGGACGAGGAGGTCCGCGGCGAGCACCCGGGATCGGTCGCTGGCGGCGCTGCCGACTGA
- a CDS encoding MoaD/ThiS family protein — translation MTAETTEAIETAAGESREQQTAQEESTGTRPQTTVTVRCTGHVRDAVGAHELEYGFAGTRLRDFLEAFFDDYDVEELLIAETEADATHSGWAPVPDDLPGTWRKNPEGEQTRPFARVCINGRFNEHFEGFETELEDGDRVALIYPFMFCC, via the coding sequence ATGACCGCCGAAACCACCGAAGCGATCGAGACGGCTGCAGGCGAGAGCCGAGAGCAGCAAACAGCGCAGGAAGAGTCAACGGGGACGCGCCCGCAGACGACCGTCACCGTCCGCTGTACCGGCCACGTCCGCGACGCCGTCGGCGCCCACGAACTCGAGTACGGCTTCGCGGGGACGCGTCTCCGGGACTTCCTCGAGGCCTTCTTCGACGACTACGACGTCGAGGAGTTGCTGATCGCGGAGACTGAAGCGGACGCGACCCACAGCGGCTGGGCGCCGGTTCCCGACGACCTGCCCGGCACGTGGCGCAAGAACCCCGAGGGCGAACAGACCCGGCCGTTCGCCCGCGTCTGCATCAACGGCCGATTCAACGAACATTTCGAGGGATTCGAGACGGAACTCGAGGACGGCGACCGCGTCGCGCTGATCTACCCGTTCATGTTCTGCTGCTGA
- a CDS encoding cation:proton antiporter, translated as MALELYNVGLVVVGIALFGIAVLPRFVSDRAISMPIFFVGFGMLAFGLPIGLPAPDPLEQGTTTEHLTELGVIIALMGVGLKIDRPPGLRAWASTWRLLAITMPLSIAGAALLGWWLGLVIPTAVLLGACLAPTDPVLASEVQVGGPGMGSEAEEAEETAGMEDEVRFALTSEAGLNDGLAFPFTNLAIAFALVGFVPGNWVGEWLLIDVGYKIVVGVIVGVVLGYLTARLVFATEPDTPVAESVQGLEAVAGTLLVYGATELLGGYGFIAVFVAALMVRHYERTHDYNRSLHEVSEFAEQVMMGLIMLFFGGAIVGGLLEPLTIEGVAAAVAIVFLVRPLAGIVGFLGFDRDIAERATIAAFGVRGIGSFYYLAYGLNQAAFPDADRLWAVVGAVVLISILVHGITATPAVRWLEKRAEARE; from the coding sequence ATGGCACTCGAGCTGTACAACGTCGGCCTCGTCGTCGTCGGGATCGCGCTGTTCGGCATCGCCGTTCTCCCCCGGTTCGTCTCCGACCGAGCGATCTCGATGCCGATCTTCTTCGTCGGCTTCGGGATGCTCGCCTTCGGACTGCCGATCGGGCTCCCGGCGCCGGATCCCCTGGAGCAGGGGACGACGACGGAACATCTCACGGAACTGGGCGTCATCATCGCCCTGATGGGCGTCGGGCTGAAGATCGACAGACCGCCGGGATTGCGCGCGTGGGCGTCGACGTGGCGGCTACTCGCGATCACGATGCCGCTGTCGATCGCCGGCGCGGCGCTGCTGGGCTGGTGGCTGGGCCTCGTGATCCCGACCGCCGTTCTGCTGGGTGCGTGTCTCGCCCCGACCGACCCGGTGCTGGCCTCGGAGGTTCAGGTTGGCGGTCCCGGAATGGGCAGCGAGGCGGAGGAGGCCGAAGAGACGGCCGGGATGGAAGACGAGGTTCGATTCGCGCTCACCTCGGAGGCCGGGCTGAACGACGGGCTGGCCTTTCCCTTTACGAATCTGGCGATCGCGTTCGCGCTCGTTGGCTTCGTGCCCGGCAACTGGGTCGGCGAGTGGCTTCTGATCGACGTCGGCTACAAGATCGTCGTCGGCGTGATCGTCGGCGTCGTCCTCGGCTACCTGACCGCGCGGCTCGTCTTCGCGACGGAGCCCGACACCCCCGTCGCGGAGTCGGTGCAGGGACTCGAGGCCGTCGCCGGTACCCTGCTGGTCTACGGGGCGACGGAACTCCTCGGTGGCTACGGCTTCATCGCGGTCTTCGTCGCGGCGCTGATGGTCCGCCACTACGAGCGCACCCACGACTACAACCGCTCGCTCCACGAGGTCAGCGAGTTCGCCGAACAGGTGATGATGGGACTGATCATGCTCTTCTTCGGCGGCGCCATCGTCGGCGGCCTCCTGGAGCCGTTGACGATCGAGGGGGTCGCCGCAGCGGTCGCGATCGTCTTTCTGGTTCGACCGCTGGCCGGCATCGTCGGATTCCTCGGCTTCGACCGCGATATCGCCGAACGGGCGACGATCGCCGCCTTCGGCGTCCGCGGGATCGGCTCGTTCTACTACCTCGCCTACGGCCTCAACCAGGCCGCGTTCCCCGACGCCGACCGGCTGTGGGCGGTCGTCGGCGCCGTCGTCCTCATCTCCATCCTCGTCCACGGGATCACCGCGACGCCCGCGGTCCGCTGGCTCGAGAAACGGGCCGAAGCCCGCGAGTGA
- a CDS encoding CGCGG family putative rSAM-modified RiPP protein has translation MSNGSADSDIEPVTRREHDVSWSANLEKPRHAADRDLVVSQAKGAVEATAAGTHVNLVTHGDHGRPENYLWDELEAAFEGIDLEYVDRCGCGGHVTRVHVGD, from the coding sequence ATGAGCAACGGTAGTGCGGATTCCGACATCGAGCCCGTCACCCGCCGCGAACACGACGTCTCGTGGTCGGCGAACCTCGAGAAACCCCGCCACGCGGCGGACCGCGACCTCGTCGTCTCGCAGGCCAAAGGCGCGGTCGAGGCGACCGCAGCGGGCACCCACGTCAACCTCGTCACGCACGGCGACCACGGTCGGCCCGAAAACTACCTCTGGGACGAACTCGAGGCCGCGTTCGAGGGGATCGATCTCGAATACGTCGACCGCTGTGGCTGCGGCGGCCACGTGACTCGAGTCCACGTCGGCGACTGA